The sequence below is a genomic window from Brachyhypopomus gauderio isolate BG-103 chromosome 20, BGAUD_0.2, whole genome shotgun sequence.
cttaatttgtgtccattttacaccccgcccggtaaaaatttacgttcgccaaccccccatttgattggttgtgctgcagcccatgcacacacacacacgtacagagtgtggaaaagcagaggactggtctgcgtcagaaggacggaaatgaaattaatggggcgcactttataaatattaatatgcgttttaaaatttagatttggggtaaaaaaaatcaagtctttgcaagtaaacaggttcaagtccaattcaagtcccaagttattggtgtaaaagtccaagtcaagtctaagtctctgaatatttttttcaagtcaagtcaaaagtcttaatattaatgactcgagtctgactcgagtccccacctctggtagtGTGTATAGCTCTAGCGTGTGCataggtgaatgtgtgtgtataggtatagagtgtgtgaaggtgtagtgtgtatgtatagtTGTAGAGTGTATAGGATCTTACCTTGTGCTTCTGTCCACAGAAATCCCTCAACATGGAAACTACAGACACTACAGCAGTTAGGCAACCTGCCCCTCTACTTGAACACGGATTTCTGGGCCAAATTTAGTTCTGTATGTAATTTAGTTATTTTGTCTGTTTATTTCCTGGTTTGTTGTCAGGTGTTTAGCTAAGGAGACTCTGGTCATTTGAAGGGTGTGTTATGTAATTTCATTCTGTATTTATTTAACcgttgtgtgtctctgtgtgtatgaCTGCATCCTTAAAGATGGACAAAATGACATTTCTGAGGTCATTCATCCCTACCCTGAAGACACAGAACATTCCAATAACAACACTACAGAGATTATTCACAGCAAGCAACACAAATATCAAGAGTAAACGTGCTGCAGGTATCAGTGCCtcacagcagaaacacacatttgaacactgacacacagggacacaggtTTACAAGGCTATGTTGTGTCCAGCTATATGTAAATGTCCTTACCAGTTTAGTAAAGGTAATTTGGTAGCATCATTTATCCGGTATAGAAGAATGTAATTAATCTTTTCTCTCCATGTCTCACAGAATGTACTGCAGGTGAAATCACAGAAGCAACCATTGCAGATACATCGTTCCCTAATGGCTACGATTCAACCCAGTTTGATTTGTGTCTCAGTTTAACTGTGTTGAAGAACAATCCAGCTGCCATCACTCAGAAAGTTGTGGACCCCAGCTTTGAGAGGATCATTCTTAACAAATTAAACCAGGTCAGCATTACTGAGGACACAATGGACACACAGGACATGCTGTATGTAGGTTCAGTGTGGCGAATAACGCTGGTAACGTTAATGCTGGTAAcggcatcattttgtcagtaaggggataatataattaactagaaaggcaaagttcgtgaacaaactttatgttggcttgcaaagcagctaaaacactgttttgaatgttgatgacctaatgttaaaggttatTTTATTGTTAACAGTCTggcgaaccccccccccccctcccaaaggGAGACGTTtgacacaccccacccccaccccccatgtcccccccagatttatattgaccccatctaGATTTCGTGTCCCCCCCAGATTAATATTGAGGTCATCAACAGGCGGACCGCAGTCCGGATCCGAACTCGaatgcagtcctgtccggacccaatctcattcctgatttaCTGCATACGCCAATGTTGATGTTAAGAAgtaatttagctgtttggggcaattactgctgaggggtaattggctgtggggtagttgatattgaggggttattgacctgttggggttattgttgttgatgggtattaagattattgtgtagttcctgttaaaagcttgtttagatgtggaatgttttgttgagggggtattttcctgtggtggggcaattactgttgaggggctattggcattggggtagttaatgcagatgtatttgttattgttaaaggctattagtttaatggggttGTTGACACGGACCCTTATGGGTGTGTTCACATGAAGTCTTATAGGTGTGTTCACATGGAGTCTAATGGGGGttaatggtgtgtgtttgtgtttgtgttgttgttttcatCATTTTTGTGAAAGGATTTATATTAACCAAATTCTCCAGTGAATGAGTACACTCCTAGTTATGCATAGTCTATGAGGagttaattgtgtgtgtgtgtgtgtgtgtgtgtgtttgtgttacagtTGTACCCCTCAGGTCTTGAGGACAGTGTGTTGCAGATACTGGGTCCCACATCTCATGTGGCCACAGTCAGTGAAATCAGCAATTGGACCATCACCACAATAGACACACTGGCATCTTTAATGAACCCAGTTAATGGGGCCTGGACTTTAGACCAGGTAACACGTCACGTCcatcagtgtatgtgtgtagaatGTATTGGGTTTTTGGTTTTGAAACCATGGTCAATTTCTCATTAATTTGATGCAAGGGGTAATTACAGAGAAATATATTCAGTTATAAACATTTAGTGAGCTGAAATTGTCCACACTTAATGTAATTTCACTAACATTTAATTAAGgaaatacataaatataaaaAGATAATCAGAACATGTGCACTGCAGTTAATATTGTCCCCACAATTGTAACCATTCACCATTATTATGGAAAATGTCCTTCACTTTAAGAGCTCTAATTCTGAATCTCTGACTTCTTCCTTTAGTAAATATCTAGAACATTAGGGCCATTTTTGGTTAAATACGTTCCACATACACTTCAGATGTCTCATACTGTAATAATATGCTGCAAATGTCAGGAGAAACAGGCAGTTAATTACTATGCTCCTGTTCATTCATGTAACTTTAACATGTCATCTTTGAATGAATGAACTTacatttatatagtgcctttcaacTTACTCAAGCTCATCAAACAGATCTTTAATGTCTTTATGGAAATAGATCTTTAATGTCTTTAATGGAAAGACAAGCTGAGAGAGACTCATGCCTGTTAAATCTAAGAATTAAATGATTTAGCAACCATAGGACAACCACTAGATGGAGCTAGTGACCTCAAGAAATGACtcttttgtgcatgtgtgtgtgtgtgtatgtgtgttatagAGTACTGCAGTCATAAtgaattatttgagtgttcctgGAAACACATTGGGGACTGGTGAAATAAATGCAGTTGGCTCCAGCCTCTGTTCTTTAAGCACCAGTGTACTGAGAACCATTACTGTCAACAGCCTGAggtaagtacacacacacacactcatacgcagtgttgtataaagtattcgagacccatacttgagtaaaagtacaagtactctatcaaaacatttagaagttgaagtgttctttaaaaactttacttaagtagaagtacagaagtattcagcatttttgtacttgagtattgcaagtagtttagtctaaaatttattactcaagtactgaaagtaaaaagtacaagtattgtgttttgaattaattaaagaaagccatcaaagtttgattatcaattgtttttatatatcacttacaaatcaaagatgtcaaagatcacaaatacaagtgttctgtatgtacttaaaaaactggggttaacacttcgtacacaaaaaacagataacctatgtcccgctacgttgtaggtttgacgcaaaagtacaaattcgccataatttagctgagaaaacgaggtgtattttggacgtaaaatccgtctgtcggattctaagggtgagcttactgccctgcgtttacccccaataaatgcccttaccctataaaaacactacactataaaatgggcacatgattagtcagcacgttgcctttattgccagctaatgttaagtgaattctgcagcacgccatgaacataattaggttagttagctaagatatctaacctaactagtgcttactgcgctcttctgctgttaccaaacacggtaccatctcttttaatgagataaaaagcgaattatttggaataatttcgaatatatgtgtatttgtataaatatgtaaatgaagctgaaggtgctggaaaatactgaaaatggaccttcaaagtgccgtacaagtgcatgaattccaccttgtaacttcacacgcacaaaaatcgagaggtgcacgacctcgcgacgcgactGCGCGCGTGGttaacgcgcatgggcggagccaccgcgattgcgtcatttttgccgcgcggacccttgccgcAGTAAcagcgtgtcaagtgaacctagattacgaagctcaagtgttcagtgaaggcagcagcagagttaacgagacgcgaccggagcatgcgcagttttcataagacagcctgatcgcttgacccggtgacagcgccagctaacatgtttataattgtaaccagtaactatacagcacgtaaaaaatatatcggagtaaaagtattaaactgatggaaaatatgtagtgaagtaaaagtggaagtaggagaaaaaaataatactccagtaaagtacagatacagcattttagtacttaagtacagtaccgaagtagttctacttcgttactatacaactctgctcatacgcacacactcacgcacacaaacacacacacacacattcaaatttCATCCACACAAATTGCATAAATCTGCAgtcagtaagattgagaagaaCGTGAACATGCAAATTCAAATGAGTACAACtaccaggcccctccccctcccctcactctgCATTGTGCCCCACCTCCGAGTTCATGCCCCGCCTCCAATTTCACGCGTCACAAGCATTAATGTGTAAATCCTGTAACATTTACAGGAATGTCTCTTCACTAAATGAAATAAGTGCATACTAGTTCTATGCAGAAATGTCATGAGAAGTGCTAAGTAAGCAGCTAACCAATTGTTAGCTAACCCActgcaattaaaaaacaaataaaaaatccagacgacagtacagctttagaaatgcaataaacaataacatctgtactagataacttcttaagcaaaataaggttccaacaaaataaggttcacagctccgtgttcctcgggagcagaatatgtaaacaacgcgcacgagggcatcaaaggactgaatcgaaactagctagcggtggtacgctaatgacagctagcgtcgccacagcagtcggcaattatcatacagttaagcccgcccactaagacggaagatattattggtcaattttgctgtcatttgaaattggtattgcgctgaattataactgccaggtcctctgtaaacgaacagcgggcatcacagtgctgatagggggagacacaggctcacaggcttccacttaacccctcaccttccaacacagattgaatagacacggttgaataatttatttgcttatatttttgtaattgtttagatgtcaattgtcaaactgtaagtagataaaataaaattggataaattatattatatatatttgttttaagaatattttaggccctctgagagggcgtagagggccctgacggttccccactgacctGTAGTCATAACATCTGTGGTTGTAACACCTGTGGTTGTAATACCTGTGGTGGTAATACCTGTGGTGATGGTACCTGTGGTTGTAACACCTGTGGTGATATTACCTGTGGTGATAGTACCTGTGGTGTGGAGCCTCTCTTTATGTATCTCTCTACAtcagaggtcaccaacaggcggaccacggtccagatccggacccgaacgcagtcctgtccggacccaatctcattcctgattaactggatacggacccaaatgccatcccatccggacccagaataaattgtttaaaaaaattttttattttgacgggagaattcattgtgaaccggagcatttatttcagcgctattgaaaaacactccgtcacgagtgttacgttcgccgccacccccccctcaacaacttacgttcgaacgccccccccccccccccgatctgCCAAATTTGGACCGCGGAgaaatatagttgattacctGCTCTACATGTACCTACCATTACACGTTGGACACACAAATCATCactgactgcacacacattcatttttTTCTCTTGTCATTTTTTATTCTacctgatggatggatggatggatggatggatggatggatggatggatggatggatggatggatggatggatggatggatggatggtgtTTGTTTAATACCTAAATGATACAGGATGACATATGAACAAATGATGTAGGATCACCACAGATGTTTAAATTAAAGATGCAGTCTCAGGATTTCTGTCTTTTGTATCTGCAGGTTTGCAAATCCAGTTGATTTGTCCTCGTGCTCATCTCCTCAGAAAAacactttgtacaatatcgctgtCATCGCATTTATTAACGAAACCAGCAATATACCAAAATATTACCAACTCATCTGTCCATTTCTAggtaaaagacacacacacacacacacacaaccgagTCCTAGAAGAGTTCTTCCCTAGTTTTTCCCCAACTCAGGAACATTTGCCTCATATTTCCCTTATTAATACTCTCACAACTCAATATTATAATCAAATACAAAATGAATACAcacctgcatgtctgtgtgtgtctgtctgtaggtGGAGCTCCTCTGTCAGATATAATAACTCTTGCTGCTAAGAACATCAGCATGGATATAACCACCTTCATTAACCTGGACCCAAATGTGATCATGGTATGATATAACAACACAACATATTAATTAGTGATTAAGTTCACTCAGAAGAAATGCCTTTAATgctgtctttatttatttatttgtgtgtgtgtgtgtgtgtgtgtgtgtgtgtgtgtgtgtgtgtgtgtgtgtgtgtgtgtcaggcccTGAATGTGAGTACAATCCACGATCTGTTTAGGAATAACTTACCTGTTCTGAAGCTGTTTGAGAACAACACAGTGGTCCAATCATGGAGACTTCTGCAGTACCAGTTTCAGCTGGACACTCTGAGAATAGGACTGATTGGAAAACAAAACCCTAGCACTGCAAACACCACTCCTACTGTCAACAAAATCAGCATGAACACTACAACTACTATCACTAAAACCAGTGTTCTCACCACCTTCACTAACTATACTGCCAATACCACAGCTGGTAAGTTCTTCAAAAAGTAGAAAGACATTTTTGTTTCTGTTGTGAGTTTAATATTTCTATTGTGTGTGTACTATTTTCCACAGTTTCAGTTATAGTAATAGtactaataatacattttatttataatggACTTTACATTTAAACATGGTAGAGATGGTAAAATGATAGAGAAACATCAAATCATAAACAAAATAACTAAAGTGTTTTGCCGCTAGAGGAGTCAGTGGACTTGTGGGTAGTGGAGTTCCCAGACCCTGTATGCATGACACCACTAGTGAACTGCTTGTCCCAGAGTTCACATAGTTTTATGATCTGTGTTTTCCAGGATGTGCAACAGTTCATGGTGAAGCAGGACTGTggcgtctctctctgtttgtgggACTCCTGACGGTTACTCTGCACACAGTGCATTAACCATCAAAcactataaatacacaccagTCACTATAAATGCTGCTGATACCAAAATCTAACACCATATAACCCCAATGCTAAAATTTTCTAACATGAACCTGTAAACAGTCACAacttaaggttagggttaggtcttATTTAGCCTTATGTCTgacatattattattttttaattattattattaattgcaCTCTCATAAACATGTATGTCAAATTATGAATCACACAGAAATCTCTGTTAGATGTTTctaattattaaattaaaaaGCACTAATAATACTTATATATTGTACTTCCTGGAGatctttaatttttttgttagaGCACAGTAGGTCTGTTATTACATACTGATAATCAATACTGGGGTGGGGTTTAATTAAATGTTAGTTATCTAATTGTTGTAAttcttttttaattaatttgtttATGCCAGCTTTCAAGTGTTTTCATCCTCAataaagaaataataataatcatcaataaaatgtttatttgtgtatttttttaattttaaagttAGAGAAATGTTATTAAAGAGTTACAAAGTCCTGCACTCATTAAaatatcaaattaaataaacattttacaaTTCACATTTATAAAATTATATACCTGAAAATATACCTGAAATTCTAAATTACAACACTTACAACTGTAACGGGCGGGAAGTGCggaataaaatggaagcgattacggcaagtctcagggaaaaaggatggtttaataaaaAATGCGCAAACTtaaaacccgtgacatgatacaaatgaaggatataatgtccagcggtcaactggtacaaagacaagacatatatagacaaacaaacgaccctcaggtgagacggatcactggctccgcccacctgagagacgaacacaacacaacaacaacaacaacaactacagccgctgtggacggaggcgaccggtagggggccgcctcaccgtgacagacccccccaccaagccgcactcccctccactgggtgtgtggcacacagcggctgcacacaaaacacgaagagGCAGGAAGGcggggacaaggcagggacacaccccctgcagtccaggagctggaacacagaacacaaaaacacaggttagctcaccaccctgggcgggaccctggaccgactgggccgtcaacaagacaaaaccacggcaGTCTCCGCAAAACCCTTCATAAGACGCCTGTAGTATGACGCAAAACCAAAAAAACTGCGCACCTGGCACACCGTGCGGGGTGTGGGCCAGTCACGGACCACAGCCGTTTTGCCCTGATCTGTCACAATGCCCTCCCCGCTCACTACATGCCCGAGAAAACCAATTTGCTGCTGCAGTAGGTTACACTTGGCCGGGTTAAGCGAGAGATTCGCTTCCTTAATGAGGCCCAAAACCAGCTCCAAGTTGGCCAACGCAGCCTCAAAGCCGGCGCTCCATAAGGCGATCAAAGGTCGCCGGCATGTTACAGAGCCCGAACGGTAAAACGGTAAATTGCCATAAGCCCGTGCCAATGGAGAATGCCGTTTTCTCTCTCGCTGCTCCCGCCAAAGGGACCTGCCAACGAACTGATCCAACGAACTGAACGAATCTGACCCCGCTAGCTGTTCCAGTGTGTCGTCGACTCTTGGAAGTGTATGAATCAGTCCTCGTCACGGCGTTCAACCGACAGTAGTCGACGCAGAACTGCCAGCTGCCATCCTTCTTTCTAGCCAGCACAACTGGCGCGGACCACGAGCTGCTATATACTCTgcgagtatatatatatatatatatatatatatatatatattaggggtgggcatagattaatttttttaatctagattaatcttactgaaatcttgaaattaatctatattcaaatggctcatatgcgtgctacccaagtaatgactaaaagtcagtttttgagatagggtttcttaatacagagggtgcattagaccaggggctcatctcctgtttccaaaatgcatctgtagagggttttccattcaccgagtttttgcgcattttgaaaatgcgcatgaaaaaagctggatggaaaattccaaaattcgaaaaaagccaaaattcgccaaaattcggaaaaactggatgtaaaagggtttttcgcataaacgatgacgtatcatgccccaagtcatgtggttctgtacatgatcgcgatgtaaagatggcaaatgcatacaaaaacagttctggagagagcaaaaattgaatttaacttctccatgtatagaaaagaaaaagaaaaaaatgtttcaaaacctcaacgtgcaaaaatgcgtaactgccagatggacataaaaccactattgtttggcgtcctctcacgtgatctaaaatttattcgcataactgtaatgaatggaaacaaggcttaattcgcatttttttctgccgaaactgcgcattattttttcgaaaggtttggatggaaacccggctaatgactgcttgaggaagctgttctactttgatacttgaagaaaaaaaacatgctcaataaaatgtaggctactcgtgtccaatggtttattcagttaaacatgattttgtaagcctacatactgtacattaaataacatttttattcagctaaacgtgatatttgaaatgtaagccaacatttaatacatttaacctcacggacgtaattttcaaaagtcagttttggtcctcagtagttttaacggttaaaaagaaatatttaaatagcgacgaatctagcgctaggaccatgcagaaaacgaccgctccgagctccgctccggtaacactttacgttcctaaacatgaattttccatgaagcaaacctggcgacttcgtggctgcatccatataaaaacacgtacgatttgtaattcacaggtttaaaaactcgttctcgcccctactgtgcaatttggttaggaatacagccaagctaaactatcaagttgaaagtcatcatagtttgcttacccattttgacccagttcccaacccaactttaagaatagattaacggcgataatttttatatcgcccaataagagtatcaaattaacgaccgccgttaacggcccaccactaatatatatatatatatatatatatatatatatatatatatatatatatatatatatatatatatatatatatttccagtctggtatatatatatatatatatatatatatatatatatatatatatatatatatatacagcctACAATatcagtatcatcactccgatatggaatgaaaacctggcgttcatcacaagacatttacattaacaatatcaacacccagaactttcattctagttaccttatacttaaccagattgtgtgatttgtttgtgacttgtgcattcgtctgtataatttgtttttgtgtaatttgtgtgttaacgggccgcccaatggaggatgggttcccttttgagtcttggtcctcccaaggtttcttcttaatccccaccatcatagggagtttttcctcgccactgtcttgctcattagggatttggacccatagtattgttaaccttgtaaatcctgtaaagctgctttgagacaacatgtgttgtgaacatGTGCAAACAAGGCTACAAATCATAGCTACAATATAAAAAGGTAAGAGACAGCATTAAAATTTTGAATGTGCTATGGAATATTTGACCTACCCAACTTTTACGGAGTCTATTATGATCTAGTATCTTCAGGTGTGTCTCCTGCAGAAAAACAACCTGAGCTCTGAGATGTTGTAGATAATGAAGTATTTTACTACATTCAAATTTTAACTAGTTCttttattgagtcgctgatgctagtgagcgcatcactgatattttttaggtgcattatataattctgccagtgtgcattgttctgaccccacaacatttaaagcttcacacatgctgtcccactcagaccttttgcgctttgccgtaatgccacaacatgccaaacaaacattttttccgcacctctacctcattcaggagcgtctctactttcacattcggtgaagttcctcttttttcccaatttagacatggtttgtgatagataAGAGAGGAAACTTCTccggtgcagggcaaatttaaatgaatttg
It includes:
- the LOC143484605 gene encoding mesothelin-like protein, with translation MYNYVKDTSITFSDVPSDMLLYHNYSNVQNCRSYFSALGAADFSIPSSFLNIQKTLFNNAQTCLGISGFSLSQTQVGILGNMVCTLDSSYIQNSDPLIIEKLKNCGDLTASQVTGIQILLFSGKTPYGNPSTWKLQTLQQLGNLPLYLNTDFWAKFSSMDKMTFLRSFIPTLKTQNIPITTLQRLFTASNTNIKSKRAAECTAGEITEATIADTSFPNGYDSTQFDLCLSLTVLKNNPAAITQKVVDPSFERIILNKLNQLYPSGLEDSVLQILGPTSHVATVSEISNWTITTIDTLASLMNPVNGAWTLDQSTAVIMNYLSVPGNTLGTGEINAVGSSLCSLSTSVLRTITVNSLRFANPVDLSSCSSPQKNTLYNIAVIAFINETSNIPKYYQLICPFLGGAPLSDIITLAAKNISMDITTFINLDPNVIMALNVSTIHDLFRNNLPVLKLFENNTVVQSWRLLQYQFQLDTLRIGLIGKQNPSTANTTPTVNKISMNTTTTITKTSVLTTFTNYTANTTAGCATVHGEAGLWRLSLFVGLLTVTLHTVH